In a genomic window of Candidatus Delongbacteria bacterium:
- a CDS encoding DUF4301 family protein: MENLFNGKDMEIINAHDLTTEKLTKQIDFFKKGQQFVKLLKPATVGDGIFRFTENEIDSFIDKFEKGLSLVKVIKFVPASGAATRMFKNLLHFKNSYDEFSINLKSTIDKEGKNYESLLKTMKNLSNFAFYDKADEMTGYGIDFLIDEKKYSKVLSILFDKEKMNLSAKPKAFIEFHKYEEEVRTALEEHIVEGINYTKSLDGNINLHFTISKEHENEFLTLTESLKQKYGEYKLNIEHSFQNPATDTIAVNPDNTPFRGEDGKIVLRPAGHGALLSNLNDLEADMVFIKNIDNVVPDKLKETTYRYKKFMGGLLMEIKENIHELLFELNSGNYNSEKIISFIKRYYDNDFELQNGISDEEKFNAFYQFLNRPVRICGMVKNEQETGGGPFWIEYKGNKSLQIIESAQIDRSIKSNDDMIKNSTHFNPVDIVYSSKDFEGDFFNLENYVDNDQAFISEKSQNGKNLKALELPGLWNGSMADWLTIFVEVPLITFNPVKEVNDLLKEEHQA, from the coding sequence ATGGAAAATCTGTTTAACGGAAAAGACATGGAAATAATTAATGCTCATGATCTAACTACTGAAAAACTAACGAAGCAGATAGATTTTTTCAAAAAAGGACAGCAGTTCGTAAAACTCCTGAAACCAGCAACAGTTGGAGATGGTATTTTTCGATTTACCGAGAATGAGATTGACTCTTTCATTGATAAATTTGAAAAGGGTTTATCACTTGTTAAAGTAATAAAATTTGTTCCTGCTTCCGGTGCAGCAACCAGAATGTTCAAAAATCTACTTCACTTTAAAAATAGTTACGATGAATTTTCTATTAATCTGAAATCCACAATAGATAAAGAGGGTAAAAATTACGAATCACTTTTAAAGACCATGAAAAACCTATCAAATTTCGCTTTCTATGACAAGGCTGATGAGATGACAGGCTATGGAATTGACTTTTTAATTGATGAAAAAAAATATTCAAAAGTATTATCTATTTTGTTTGATAAAGAAAAAATGAATTTATCTGCCAAGCCTAAAGCTTTTATTGAGTTTCATAAATATGAAGAAGAAGTCAGGACTGCATTGGAAGAACACATTGTGGAAGGAATAAATTATACAAAGTCTTTAGATGGAAATATCAATCTTCATTTTACAATTTCTAAAGAACATGAAAATGAGTTTTTAACCCTTACTGAAAGCTTGAAGCAAAAGTATGGAGAATATAAACTAAACATTGAACATTCTTTCCAAAATCCAGCAACTGACACTATTGCTGTAAATCCTGATAATACTCCATTTAGAGGTGAGGATGGCAAGATTGTTTTACGTCCAGCTGGACACGGAGCCTTACTTTCAAATCTTAATGATCTGGAAGCTGATATGGTTTTTATAAAGAATATTGACAATGTTGTTCCAGATAAATTGAAAGAAACTACCTATAGATATAAGAAATTTATGGGCGGACTTTTAATGGAGATCAAAGAGAATATCCATGAACTTCTTTTTGAACTAAACAGTGGGAATTACAACAGTGAAAAGATTATTAGTTTTATAAAGAGATACTACGATAATGATTTTGAACTTCAAAATGGAATTAGTGATGAAGAAAAATTCAATGCTTTCTATCAGTTCCTAAACAGACCTGTAAGAATTTGTGGAATGGTAAAAAATGAGCAGGAAACTGGTGGTGGACCATTCTGGATTGAATATAAAGGGAATAAATCATTACAAATTATTGAGTCTGCTCAAATAGACAGAAGTATAAAATCTAACGATGATATGATTAAAAACTCCACTCATTTCAATCCTGTGGATATCGTTTATTCATCAAAAGATTTTGAAGGAGATTTCTTTAATCTTGAAAATTATGTTGATAATGACCAAGCTTTTATATCTGAGAAATCCCAAAATGGAAAAAATTTGAAGGCTTTAGAACTTCCTGGATTGTGGAATGGCTCAATGGCGGATTGGCTTACAATTTTCGTGGAAGTGCCATTAATTACTTTCAATCCTGTGAAAGAGGTAAATGATCTTTTGAAGGAGGAGCATCAGGCGTGA